Proteins encoded together in one Psychrobacter sanguinis window:
- a CDS encoding ATP-binding protein, whose product MAIVTMILGNSGEGKSYSLKNLDPDLAGLINVMNKPLPFRGGKDIKKIATDNPDQICSILPKVKAPIIVIDDFQYIMGNEYIKGANQQYKGDAAFQRYNIMAYNAWNVINTAITQVSNDTRIYILAHVQEENGRTKIKTIGKMLDDKIVLEGMVTMVLQTAVRDDGHFFMTQNNGFNTVKSPEGMFDSDLIPNDLNAVDDAICEYYGIPKTGSLPAQDQLQQLQTA is encoded by the coding sequence ATGGCGATAGTGACAATGATTCTAGGTAATTCAGGTGAAGGTAAATCTTACAGCCTAAAAAATCTCGATCCCGACCTTGCCGGCTTAATCAACGTAATGAATAAGCCACTCCCATTTCGCGGCGGTAAAGACATTAAAAAAATAGCAACAGATAATCCTGATCAAATCTGTTCAATACTTCCAAAGGTCAAAGCGCCCATTATTGTCATTGATGACTTTCAGTACATCATGGGCAATGAATACATCAAAGGCGCCAATCAACAGTATAAAGGCGATGCCGCCTTTCAACGCTACAACATAATGGCTTATAACGCGTGGAACGTCATTAATACGGCAATTACTCAAGTTAGTAATGATACTCGTATTTACATACTAGCTCATGTCCAAGAAGAAAATGGCCGGACTAAAATCAAAACGATTGGAAAAATGCTTGATGACAAAATTGTCTTGGAAGGCATGGTAACCATGGTTTTACAGACGGCAGTGCGTGACGATGGCCACTTTTTCATGACGCAAAACAATGGGTTTAACACAGTCAAATCACCCGAGGGTATGTTTGATAGCGATCTTATTCCAAATGATTTAAACGCCGTAGATGACGCAATTTGCGAATACTACGGTATCCCTAAAACAGGCTCCCTACCCGCACAGGATCAATTACAACAATTGCAAACTGCATAA
- a CDS encoding Na+/H+ antiporter family protein has translation MNAVALAILLMVIFCLINIPVAVAIVLAALLGGLHAGMDFPAILESLNDNILGGAQVGMTYIMVGAFAVALARSGILDWLAQKMTHRLNRDSVQVRNQVKWTLFFIFIVASLLSQNLIPVHIAFIPVLIPPLLNMMNKLKIDRRAVACILACGISSSYLLLPFGFGAIYLNEILLENINTVGGGLGLEATAGMAPKAMFFPVMGILAGMLVAVFISYRKPREYALNLETMNTEEHKVDSTIKWQPLVMTLLAVVAVLLFQVFFDSLFIGAMIGFMILGFSGIYSWKEQDDVFTQGIRLMAEIAVIITIASGFAGVLTATGDIDPLVASATEFFGNNQLLGAAIMLLVGLFITIGFGDSFASVPILAPIYIPLAVALGFSPLATIALLGASAALGDAGSPASTITLGATAGLNADGQHDHVKDSVIPTFLHANIGMLLFTWIAVVWILN, from the coding sequence ATCAACGCTGTAGCACTAGCCATTTTGTTGATGGTTATTTTTTGCCTCATCAACATTCCTGTTGCAGTTGCAATCGTTTTAGCTGCATTACTTGGCGGTTTACACGCAGGTATGGATTTTCCGGCAATTTTAGAAAGTTTAAACGATAATATATTGGGTGGCGCTCAGGTTGGCATGACCTATATTATGGTTGGGGCTTTCGCAGTTGCTTTAGCTAGAAGTGGTATTCTTGATTGGTTGGCACAGAAAATGACCCACCGCCTAAACAGGGATAGCGTACAAGTACGAAACCAAGTTAAGTGGACTTTATTTTTTATCTTTATCGTCGCCTCCCTGTTATCGCAAAATTTAATACCTGTCCATATCGCTTTTATACCCGTATTAATCCCTCCCCTACTAAATATGATGAATAAGCTAAAAATAGATAGACGAGCAGTCGCCTGTATTTTGGCCTGTGGTATCAGCTCATCATACTTACTATTGCCATTCGGTTTTGGCGCTATATATCTCAATGAAATACTATTAGAGAATATAAATACTGTAGGAGGTGGTTTAGGACTAGAAGCAACTGCTGGTATGGCACCTAAGGCTATGTTTTTCCCAGTTATGGGGATACTAGCTGGTATGCTCGTTGCTGTATTTATTAGTTATCGCAAGCCGCGCGAGTATGCGTTAAATTTAGAGACCATGAATACAGAAGAACACAAAGTTGATAGTACTATTAAATGGCAACCATTAGTAATGACTTTATTAGCTGTAGTAGCTGTATTACTTTTTCAGGTGTTTTTTGATTCTCTGTTTATAGGTGCAATGATTGGCTTTATGATTCTTGGTTTTTCAGGTATTTATAGTTGGAAAGAGCAAGATGATGTATTCACTCAAGGCATTCGATTAATGGCTGAAATTGCTGTCATTATTACTATTGCCTCTGGATTTGCAGGTGTTTTGACTGCCACAGGGGATATCGACCCCCTTGTCGCCTCTGCAACAGAATTCTTTGGCAATAATCAGTTGCTCGGCGCTGCAATAATGCTATTAGTGGGATTGTTTATAACCATCGGGTTTGGTGACTCCTTTGCTTCAGTGCCTATACTAGCACCTATATACATCCCTTTAGCTGTTGCGCTGGGCTTTTCACCACTTGCCACTATAGCCTTATTAGGAGCATCAGCCGCACTAGGTGATGCCGGATCTCCCGCTTCAACGATTACTCTTGGTGCTACTGCTGGTCTTAATGCAGATGGACAGCACGACCATGTTAAAGACAGTGTCATTCCAACTTTTTTACATGCAAATATAGGTATGTTGCTCTTCACTTGGATTGCAGTTGTTTGGATTTTGAATTAA
- a CDS encoding TIGR00645 family protein, whose translation MPKRAEQSLEKTIFNSRWLLAPFYLGLIIGIILLFIKFFQKIWYITTHVFTASEADVIVGTLVLIDIALVASLLLIIVFSGYEIFVSKIDTGDHEDRPGWMGTIDFSGLKLKVISAIVAISAIDLLKSFMNIPDQISDGDANRLMWKVVIHMTFVLSGLLFALMDKIAGDTKKH comes from the coding sequence ATGCCTAAGAGGGCTGAGCAAAGTCTAGAGAAAACTATATTTAACAGTCGCTGGCTGTTAGCTCCATTTTATTTAGGGCTTATAATAGGAATTATTCTTCTTTTCATAAAATTTTTTCAAAAAATCTGGTATATCACTACGCATGTATTCACTGCTAGCGAAGCCGATGTGATTGTTGGCACATTAGTTTTAATAGATATAGCACTAGTGGCCAGCTTATTACTTATTATTGTATTTAGTGGGTACGAAATATTTGTTTCAAAAATTGATACAGGAGACCATGAAGATCGTCCGGGCTGGATGGGAACCATTGATTTCTCTGGTTTAAAACTAAAGGTCATTAGTGCCATTGTTGCTATTTCTGCAATTGACCTTCTCAAATCGTTTATGAATATACCTGACCAGATAAGTGATGGGGATGCTAATAGACTAATGTGGAAGGTTGTCATACATATGACATTCGTTTTATCTGGACTATTGTTTGCTTTAATGGATAAGATTGCTGGTGATACTAAAAAGCACTAA
- a CDS encoding YdcA family protein — MKVWSALLISMLMMAPVMEANARNYPCSQSMGGVSHCKDGKFVCKNGKISKSKQVCKM, encoded by the coding sequence ATGAAAGTCTGGTCAGCACTACTTATCTCTATGCTTATGATGGCGCCAGTAATGGAAGCGAATGCTCGTAACTATCCTTGCTCTCAAAGTATGGGCGGGGTCTCGCATTGTAAAGACGGTAAATTTGTCTGTAAAAATGGCAAAATTAGTAAATCTAAGCAAGTGTGTAAGATGTAA